The genomic DNA TGAGCTTCATCGCTTAACAGATGTTCGGTCTTGTCCAACAGTCGCCGCTGCAAGCGTTCAAATTGCCGCTGGGTCTTCGCGCGGCCTTCTAGAACACGCTCCACAGTTCGCAGATCCTGGGCGGCACCGCGCGGGCAATACCGTCCCGTGAAGCGAGCTTCGGCGACCATCCCGGCCAGCAGGATCAACGCCTCGTCTTCGATCACATCTTGCGACGCCCGGCCGCGTCCCTTCCGCAGCTCGCAAACGCCCAACCGATAGCCGCCGGTTTGCAGCGGCCCCGGAGCGATCGTCACCTTTTGAATCGGCCGGCCCAACGAGATCGCCATCACCGCATGCCCCGCCTCGTGATAGGCGGTCGCTGTCAATTCGATCGCCGCTTGGCGAGCGGCCGGGTCGGCAGGCGGTTCGTTCATCATCGTTTCCCAGACAGACCTACAGCGAA from Rosistilla oblonga includes the following:
- a CDS encoding cell division protein FtsH — its product is MNEPPADPAARQAAIELTATAYHEAGHAVMAISLGRPIQKVTIAPGPLQTGGYRLGVCELRKGRGRASQDVIEDEALILLAGMVAEARFTGRYCPRGAAQDLRTVERVLEGRAKTQRQFERLQRRLLDKTEHLLSDEAHAVAIERIAKELIEKTTISGRAVRHLFEQAQQQFD